The following DNA comes from Salvelinus sp. IW2-2015 linkage group LG1, ASM291031v2, whole genome shotgun sequence.
NNNNNNNNNNNNNNNNNNNNNNNNNNNNNNNNNNNNNNNNNNNNNNNNNNNNNNNNNNNNNNNNNNNNNNNNNNNNNNNNNNNNNNNNNNNNNNNNNNNNNNNNNNNNNNNNNNNNNNNNNNNNNNNNNNNNNNNNNNNNNNNNNNNNNNNNNNNNNNNNNNNNNNNNNNNNNNNNNNNNNNNNNNNNNNNNNNNNNNNNNNNNNNNNNNNNNNNNNNNNNNNNNNNNNNNNNNNNNNNNNNNNNNNNNNNNNNNNNNNNNNNNNNNNNNNNNNNNNNNNNNNNNNNNNNNNNNNNNNNNNNNNNNNNNNNNNNNNNNNNNNNNNNNNNNNNNNNNNNNNNNNNNNNNNNNNNNNNNNNNNNNNNNNNNNNNNNNNNNNNNNNNNNNNNNNNNNNNNNNNNNNNNNNNNNNNNNNNNNNNNNNNNNNNNNNNNNNNNNNNNNNNNNNNNNNNNNNNNNNNNNNNNNNNNNNNNNNNNNNNNNNNNNNNNNNNNNNNNNNNNNNNNNNNNNNNNNNNNNNNNNNNNNNNNNNNNNNNNNNNNNNNNNNNNNNNNNNNNNNNNNNNNNNNNNNNNNNNNNNNNNNNNNNNNNNNNNNNNNNNNNNNNNNNNNNNNNNNNNNNNNNNNNNNNNNNNNNNNNNNNNNNNNNNNNNNNNNNNNNNNNNNNNNNNNNNNNNNNNNNNNNNNNNNNNNNNNNNNNNNNNNNNNNNNNNNNNNNNNNNNNNNNNNNNNNNNNNNNNNNNNNNNNNNNNNNNNNNNNNNNNNNNNNNNNNNNNNNNNNNNNNNNNNNNNNNNNNNNNNNNNNNNNNNNNNNNNNNNNNNNNNNNNNNNNNNNNNNNNNNNNNNNNNNNNNNNNNNNNNNNNNNNNNNNNNNNNNNNNNNNNNNNNNNNNNNNNNNNNNNNNNNNNNNNNNNNNNNNNNNNNNNNNNNNNNNNNNNNNNNNNNNNNNNNNNNNNNNNNNNNNNNNNNNNNNNNNNNNNNNNNNNNNNNNNNNNNNNNNNNNNNNNNNNNNNNNNNNNNNNNNNNNNNNNNNNNNNNNNNNNNNNNNNNNNNNNNNNNNNNNNNNNNNNNNNNNNNNNNNNNNNNNNNNNNNNNNNNNNNNNNNNNNNNNNNNNNNNNNNNNNNNNNNNNNNNNNNNNNNNNNNNNNNNNNNNNNNNNNNNNNNNNNNNNNNNNNNNNNNNNNNNNNNNNNNNNNNNNNNNNNNNNNNNNNNNNNNNNNNNNNNNNNNNNNNNNNNNNNNNNNNNNNNNNNNNNNNNNNNNNNNNNNNNNNNNNNNNNNNNNNNNNNNNNNNNNNNNNNNNNNNNNNNNNNNNNNNNNNNNNNNNNNNNNNNNNNNNNNNNNNNNNNNNNNNNNNNNNNNNNNNNNNNNNNNNNNNNNNNNNNNNNNNNNNNNNNNNNNNNNNNNNNNNNNNNNNNNNNNNNNNNNNNNNNNNNNNNNNNNNNNNNNNNNNNNNNNNNNNNNNNNNNNNNNNNNNNNNNNNNNNNNNNNNNNNNNNNNNNNNNNNNNNNNNNNNNNNNNNNNNNNNNNNNNNNNNNNNNNNNNNNNNNNNNNNNNNNNNNNNNNNNNNNNNNNNNNNNNNNNNNNNNNNNNNNNNNNNNNNNNNNNNNNNNNNNNNNNNNNNNNNNNNNNNNNNNNNNNNNNNNNNNNNNNNNNNNNNNNNNNNNNNNNNNNNNNNNNNNNNNNNNNNNNNNNNNNNNNNNNNNNNNNNNNNNNNNNNNNNNNNNNNNNNNNNNNNNNNNNNNNNNNNNNNNNNNNNNNNNNNNNNNNNNNNNNNNNNNNNNNNNNNNNNNNNNNNNNNNNNNNNNNNNNNNNNNNNNNNNNNNNNNNNNNNNNNNNNNNNNNNNNNNNNNNNNNNNNNNNNNNNNNNNNNNNNNNNNNNNNNNNNNNNNNNNNNNNNNNNNNNNNNNNNNNNNNNNNNNNNNNNNNNNNNNNNNNNNNNNNNNNNNNNNNNNNNNNNNNNNNNNNNNNNNNNNNNNNNNNNNNNNNNNNNNNNNNNNNNNNNNNNNNNNNNNNNNNNNNNNNNNNNNNNNNNNNNNNNNNNNNNNNNNNNNNNNNNNNNNNNNNNNNNNNNNNNNNNNNNNNNNNNNNNNNNNNNNNNNNNNNNNNNNNNNNNNNNNNNNNNNNNNNNNNNNNNNNNNNNNNNNNNNNNNNNNNNNNNNNNNNNNNNNNNNNNNNNNNNNNNNNNNNNNNNNNNNNNNNNNNNNNNNNNNNNNNNNNNNNNNNNNNNNNNNNNNNNNNNNNNNNNNNNNNNNNNNNNNNNNNNNNNNNNNNNNNNNNNNNNNNNNNNNNNNNNNNNNNNNNNNNNNNNNNNNNNNNNNNNNNNNNNNNNNNNNNNNNNNNNNNNNNNNNNNNNNNNNNNNNNNNNNNNNNNNNNNNNNNNNNNNNNNNNNNNNNNNTGACTAAAGATTAATGCCTTCACAGCAAAATATCTTTTAATTGAGAATGGTGATTGGAGTATTCATCAGGTTAGAGGAAAGAGCTTTGGAGTCATAAGTGTCGATTCCAGGCATGGACAACTCAAATATTTTTCCGTCTCAAGCTTAAGATGAGAATCTATAAAGACTCTCAACTAGTGCATGAAGAGCAAAATGGCTGTGATATTCAAGATTGGATCAACCCTCTAGTGCATCAGATATATACTTGCACTCATCGTCTGTGTCCTGCTAGTCATCACTGGTAGCTGGTTTTAAGAAGATGTAATGACAACCACTGTGGATGTGAGCAGCAGCAGGCGCATACAAACAACAGATTCAGCTCGTCAATTGCTTAAGTTCAGAGTTGAGTGTGACTGTTCTGTTCTCGATTGAATAGATCTGCTAAGTGCAGCGAGAATTTGTTAAAATTCGGAAAGGTCTTGGATGTATCAAATACAGTTGTTATTCATagccttttgtaaaaaaaaaaacagaagagaaGCGCATGGGTTTAGACGACGATGATATCATTGATCTGCCCATCCTTTTCCATGTGATGGAGGAGAACAGGGCAGTGGCCTATTACCCAGACATGGTGAGCATACGCAAGTTCTACACTAGAACACCTCCAAACCAAAAGTACttcttattttatttgttatacattttacattacataatGGCAAACCTCAAAAATGCTGCCAAATCATTTTAGACATTTTGTGATGATTTTCTACATGTGATTAGGAAGTATGCTCAAATCCTCTACTACCCAAGTAGCGCAAGAAACAAATCCTAATTGAGGCATATGTCTCTACCTCCAGGTGAACATGATTGTGTTGGGGAAGAACCTGGGCATCCCTAAACCGTTTGGGCCCAAGGTGAATGGCTGCTGTGCCCTGGAGGCAGAGATGACCTCCCTCATGGAGGGCCTGGGACTCAGCTGCACATACATTGATGACTTTGCCTCCTACCACAAACTGCTGGGAGAGGTTCACTGTGGCTCCAACGTCCGCAGGGAACCCTTCTCCTTCAAGTGGTGGAACCTGGAGATGTGAGGGATTTGGGGCAAGGAATGGTTGTAGTTAGAAAGAGGGAATAAGGCTTGATGTTAACAGCAGCAACAATCGCCA
Coding sequences within:
- the LOC139027552 gene encoding protein-arginine deiminase type-3-like, with the protein product MGLDDDDIIDLPILFHVMEENRAVAYYPDMVNMIVLGKNLGIPKPFGPKVNGCCALEAEMTSLMEGLGLSCTYIDDFASYHKLLGEVHCGSNVRREPFSFKWWNLEM